One stretch of Streptomyces sp. R21 DNA includes these proteins:
- a CDS encoding sorbosone dehydrogenase family protein, whose protein sequence is MTAVLAAGALMLAAGCSSDDGGDRTGGTSASPSGTKQGASPSEKAQEDAPPAKGSVKVLRTVTEDLKSPWGLAPLPEGDLLVSSRDEGTITRVDEGTGKKTVLGEVPGVAPAGEGGLLGLALSPTYASDHMIYAYFTTESDNRIARMLYDEKKPAGEQLGAPDTIFKGIPKGMIHNGGRIAFGPDKMLYAGAGETGDRDLAQDKNALGGKILRLTPEGEPAPGNPFDDSPVYSYGHRNVQGLAWDDKQRLWASEFGQDTWDELNQIKPGDNYGWPVVEGKSDDAKYHNPIAQWHTSDASPSGIAYAEGSIWMAGLRGERLWRIPLRGTEASADPQAFLQGKYGRLRTVVSAGGDKLWLVTSETDGRGTPGKGDDRILELEVK, encoded by the coding sequence GTGACAGCCGTGTTGGCCGCGGGCGCGCTGATGCTGGCGGCCGGCTGCTCCTCCGACGACGGAGGAGACCGGACCGGCGGCACAAGCGCCTCCCCGAGTGGTACGAAGCAGGGGGCCTCGCCCTCCGAGAAGGCCCAGGAGGACGCCCCGCCCGCGAAGGGCTCGGTGAAGGTGCTGCGCACGGTCACCGAGGACCTCAAGTCCCCCTGGGGCCTCGCGCCGCTGCCCGAGGGCGACCTCCTCGTCTCCTCGCGGGACGAGGGGACGATCACCCGGGTCGACGAGGGCACCGGCAAGAAGACCGTGCTGGGCGAGGTCCCCGGGGTGGCCCCCGCCGGGGAGGGCGGCCTGCTGGGGCTCGCGCTCTCCCCCACGTACGCCTCGGACCACATGATCTACGCGTACTTCACCACGGAGTCCGACAACCGCATCGCCCGCATGCTGTACGACGAGAAGAAGCCGGCGGGCGAGCAGCTCGGGGCACCCGACACGATCTTCAAGGGCATCCCCAAGGGCATGATCCACAACGGCGGCCGGATCGCGTTCGGCCCCGACAAGATGCTGTACGCCGGCGCGGGCGAGACCGGTGACAGGGACCTGGCCCAGGACAAGAACGCCCTCGGCGGCAAGATCCTCCGACTGACCCCGGAGGGCGAGCCGGCGCCCGGCAACCCCTTCGACGACTCCCCCGTCTACTCCTATGGCCACCGCAACGTCCAGGGCCTGGCCTGGGACGACAAACAGCGCCTGTGGGCCTCCGAGTTCGGCCAGGACACCTGGGACGAGCTGAACCAGATCAAACCGGGCGACAACTACGGCTGGCCGGTGGTCGAGGGCAAGAGCGACGACGCGAAGTACCACAACCCGATCGCCCAGTGGCACACGTCCGACGCCTCCCCCAGCGGCATCGCCTACGCCGAGGGCTCGATCTGGATGGCGGGCCTGCGCGGCGAACGCCTGTGGCGCATCCCGCTGCGCGGCACCGAGGCCTCCGCCGACCCGCAGGCCTTCCTCCAGGGCAAGTACGGCCGGCTGCGCACGGTGGTCTCGGCGGGCGGCGACAAGCTGTGGCTGGTCACGAGCGAGACGGACGGGCGGGGGACGCCGGGGAAGGGGGACGACCGGATCCTGGAGCTGGAGGTGAAGTAG
- a CDS encoding DUF6191 domain-containing protein has protein sequence MFNMFEELFAPGRKHTNDERKRLELSRVDLNDGDPGRGPIDLSSGKVVVRLPSHEQEQGYDQERDQASTEPDERAGVDEGEDRDGKGA, from the coding sequence GTGTTCAACATGTTCGAGGAGCTCTTCGCACCAGGTCGCAAGCACACCAACGACGAGCGCAAGCGGCTGGAACTGAGCCGCGTGGACCTGAACGACGGCGACCCCGGCCGCGGACCGATAGACCTGTCCTCGGGCAAGGTGGTCGTACGCCTGCCCTCACATGAGCAGGAGCAGGGGTACGACCAAGAGCGCGACCAGGCGTCCACGGAACCGGACGAGCGCGCGGGCGTGGACGAGGGCGAGGACAGGGACGGGAAGGGGGCCTGA